One genomic window of Haloferax mediterranei ATCC 33500 includes the following:
- a CDS encoding class II fumarate hydratase has translation MGDDDYRIERDSLGEMHVPVDAYWGAQTQRAVENFPISGITFGRRFVRALGVAKKAAAQANRDLGMIDEDVAEAIVEAADEVIAGELDDQFPVDVFQTGSGTSSNMNANEVIANRAAELMGEGIGDRVVHPNDHVNFGQSSNDVIPTAMHVSALEAVEKDLLPALETLAESLGDKEDEFDDIVKTGRTHLQDATPVRLGQEFGGYRTQVEKGIRRVENVREHLGELALGGTAVGTGLNTHPEFPAKAAAYMTEETGVEFREADNHFEAQAAHDAMAEAHGALRTVAGSLNKIANDLRLLASGPRNGLGELEQPENQPGSSIMPGKINPVVAEAVNQVHKQVVGNDAAVAAGAAEGQIDLNLYKPVLAHNFLESAKMLTNASEVFAERFVAKLEANEDHCAEQVEQSMALATALNPAIGYDKASKVAKKALAEDKTVRQVAVDEGYLTEDEADEVLDPEKMTHRGILGDD, from the coding sequence ATGGGAGACGATGATTATCGAATCGAGCGGGACAGCCTCGGAGAAATGCACGTTCCTGTCGACGCCTACTGGGGCGCACAGACGCAGCGAGCAGTCGAGAACTTCCCCATCTCCGGTATCACGTTCGGTCGGCGCTTCGTCCGCGCGCTCGGCGTGGCGAAGAAGGCCGCCGCACAGGCGAACCGCGACCTCGGCATGATAGACGAGGATGTCGCCGAGGCCATCGTCGAGGCCGCAGACGAGGTTATCGCTGGCGAACTCGACGACCAGTTCCCGGTCGACGTCTTCCAGACCGGTTCGGGCACCTCGTCGAATATGAACGCGAACGAGGTCATCGCCAACCGCGCCGCCGAACTCATGGGCGAGGGTATCGGTGACCGCGTCGTGCACCCGAACGACCACGTCAACTTCGGCCAGTCCTCGAACGACGTGATTCCGACGGCCATGCACGTCTCCGCGCTCGAAGCCGTCGAGAAGGACCTCCTTCCCGCACTGGAGACGCTCGCCGAGTCCCTCGGCGACAAGGAAGACGAGTTCGACGACATCGTCAAGACCGGCCGCACGCACCTGCAGGACGCCACGCCGGTCCGTCTCGGTCAGGAGTTCGGCGGCTACCGCACACAGGTCGAAAAGGGCATCCGCCGCGTCGAGAACGTCCGCGAACACCTCGGCGAACTCGCACTCGGCGGCACCGCCGTCGGGACGGGTCTCAACACGCATCCCGAGTTCCCCGCGAAAGCCGCCGCGTACATGACCGAAGAGACCGGCGTCGAGTTCCGCGAGGCCGACAACCACTTCGAAGCGCAGGCTGCCCACGACGCGATGGCCGAGGCGCACGGCGCGCTCCGTACCGTCGCCGGCTCGCTCAACAAGATTGCCAACGACCTCCGCCTGCTCGCGTCCGGCCCGCGCAACGGGCTCGGTGAACTCGAACAGCCCGAAAACCAGCCCGGGTCATCCATCATGCCCGGCAAAATCAACCCGGTCGTCGCGGAAGCGGTCAACCAGGTCCACAAGCAGGTCGTCGGCAACGACGCTGCGGTCGCCGCAGGTGCCGCAGAAGGTCAAATCGACCTCAACCTCTACAAGCCCGTCCTCGCGCACAACTTCCTCGAATCGGCGAAGATGCTCACGAACGCTTCCGAAGTGTTCGCCGAGCGCTTCGTCGCCAAACTCGAAGCCAACGAGGACCACTGCGCGGAGCAGGTCGAACAGTCCATGGCGCTGGCGACGGCGCTCAACCCCGCAATCGGCTACGACAAGGCCTCGAAGGTCGCTAAGAAGGCACTCGCCGAAGACAAGACGGTCCGACAGGTCGCCGTCGACGAAGGCTACCTCACCGAGGACGAAGCCGACGAGGTTCTCGACCCCGAAAAGATGACCCATCGCGGTATCCTCGGCGACGACTGA
- a CDS encoding RNA methyltransferase: MSGEQHSDADTCDDSDATRVSDEAHATDTATGTDEDNVSEADEDHEFIVVVVDPKTPGNVGTIARAMKNFGIYDLRLVNPPPLDPDGEAYGFAGHAREDVLPNATETTLEEVVEEYHTIGTTAVSHEDSTRHIRYPFKTPVEIADSLESVKTKTALVFGREGTGLDNEELAMLDEVCCIPADGRYPVLNLGQAATILMYELRRFTVEETQLPDVERERASEAEIDVVYRFFDDLLDAIDYREHKRDKTSQMMRRLIGRAHPTEREAATLTGVLRRAAERVRDPDRFRDDD, from the coding sequence ATGAGCGGCGAGCAGCATTCAGACGCCGACACGTGCGACGACTCGGACGCAACTCGCGTCTCGGACGAAGCACACGCCACGGACACGGCAACCGGGACGGACGAGGACAACGTATCCGAGGCGGACGAGGACCACGAGTTCATCGTCGTCGTCGTCGACCCCAAGACGCCCGGTAACGTCGGCACCATCGCCCGGGCGATGAAGAACTTCGGCATTTACGACCTCAGACTCGTCAATCCGCCGCCGCTGGACCCCGACGGAGAAGCCTACGGATTCGCCGGGCACGCCCGCGAAGACGTGCTTCCCAACGCAACCGAAACGACGCTCGAAGAGGTCGTCGAGGAGTACCACACCATCGGAACGACTGCCGTCTCCCACGAGGATTCCACCCGTCACATCCGCTACCCGTTCAAGACACCGGTCGAAATCGCCGACTCGCTGGAGTCGGTGAAGACCAAGACCGCGCTCGTCTTCGGACGCGAGGGAACCGGACTCGACAACGAGGAGCTTGCGATGCTCGACGAAGTGTGCTGTATCCCCGCTGACGGGCGGTACCCCGTCCTCAATCTCGGACAGGCGGCGACGATTCTCATGTACGAACTCCGCCGATTCACAGTGGAGGAGACGCAACTCCCCGACGTGGAACGCGAGCGCGCCTCAGAAGCCGAAATCGACGTAGTCTACCGGTTCTTCGACGACTTACTCGATGCAATCGACTACCGCGAGCACAAGCGGGACAAGACATCGCAGATGATGCGCCGACTCATCGGCCGCGCGCACCCGACAGAACGTGAGGCAGCGACGCTCACGGGCGTCCTCCGCCGCGCGGCAGAGCGCGTCCGCGACCCTGACCGCTTCCGCGACGACGACTGA
- the gatE gene encoding Glu-tRNA(Gln) amidotransferase subunit GatE: protein MSEYEYDYEDLGLVAGLEIHQQLDTATKLFCGCPTELREPDDAARTFTRFLHPTKSELGELDEAALEESRVEREFEYLAYDTTCLVEEDDEPPHGLDHEARTVAMQIAELLDMNVVDQAHVMRKLVIDGSNTSGFQRSSLIAQEGELQTSDGPVSVVDLMLEEESAQRIEERDDGVLFSLDRLGIPLVEIGTGPDISSPEQAREAAETIGMLLRSTGKVKRGLGTIRQDVNVSIADGARVEIKGVQALDQIDEIVRFEVGRQAELVEIRDELQSRDASVGDVTDVTDVFEDSDSGVIKGALDSGGKVMGVPLYGFDGLVGRELQPDRRLGTEFSDHAKRHGAGGIFHTDELPAYGVTEDEVDALREAVGAGPEDAVAIVADDPETADLSIEAVAERAEVAIEEVPEETRGANDDGTTRYLRPLPGAARMYPETDVIPVDLDPSDVETPELLTEKVDRYQDEFGLDAGLAEQVAYGRKMPLFEQAVDEGIDATFAAGLLESTVTELRRDDVAVEELTDAHLLAVMHLVEDGDLAKEGVNDVLSTIAENPDLSAEEAVEEAGLSGVSEDEVREAISEVVDRNAEQVEEQGMGAFSALMGEAMGALRGKADGGVVSDVLREEIQKRA, encoded by the coding sequence ATGAGCGAGTACGAGTACGATTACGAGGACCTCGGTCTCGTCGCGGGGCTGGAGATTCACCAGCAGCTCGATACCGCGACGAAACTGTTCTGTGGGTGTCCCACGGAGCTCCGCGAGCCTGACGACGCGGCGCGGACGTTCACGCGCTTCCTGCACCCGACGAAGAGTGAACTGGGCGAACTCGACGAGGCGGCGCTCGAAGAGAGTCGCGTCGAACGCGAGTTCGAGTACCTCGCCTACGACACGACGTGTCTGGTCGAGGAAGACGACGAACCGCCGCACGGTCTCGACCACGAGGCGCGCACGGTAGCGATGCAAATCGCCGAACTGCTCGACATGAACGTCGTCGACCAGGCGCACGTCATGCGCAAACTCGTCATCGACGGGTCGAACACGTCCGGCTTCCAGCGCTCATCGCTTATCGCGCAGGAAGGCGAACTACAGACCAGCGACGGGCCAGTCTCCGTCGTCGACCTCATGCTCGAAGAGGAGTCCGCCCAGCGCATCGAAGAGCGCGACGACGGCGTCCTCTTCAGCCTCGACCGACTCGGCATCCCGCTCGTCGAAATCGGCACCGGACCGGACATCTCCTCGCCCGAACAAGCACGCGAAGCCGCCGAAACCATCGGCATGCTCCTGCGCTCGACCGGGAAGGTAAAGCGCGGACTCGGGACTATCCGACAGGACGTGAACGTCTCCATCGCGGACGGCGCGCGTGTCGAAATCAAGGGCGTGCAGGCACTCGACCAAATCGACGAAATCGTTCGCTTCGAGGTCGGCCGTCAGGCAGAACTCGTCGAAATCCGCGACGAACTCCAATCTCGCGACGCCTCAGTCGGCGACGTAACCGACGTGACCGACGTGTTCGAAGACAGCGACTCCGGCGTCATCAAGGGCGCACTCGACTCCGGCGGGAAGGTCATGGGCGTCCCGCTCTACGGCTTCGACGGTCTCGTCGGCCGCGAACTCCAGCCCGACCGCCGTCTCGGGACCGAGTTTTCGGACCACGCCAAGCGTCACGGCGCGGGCGGCATCTTCCATACGGACGAACTCCCAGCCTACGGCGTCACCGAGGACGAAGTCGACGCGCTCCGCGAGGCGGTCGGTGCCGGACCCGAGGACGCGGTTGCTATCGTCGCCGACGACCCCGAAACGGCCGACCTCTCCATCGAGGCTGTCGCCGAGCGCGCCGAAGTCGCCATCGAGGAAGTCCCCGAAGAGACCCGCGGTGCCAACGACGACGGCACGACGCGTTACCTTCGTCCGCTTCCCGGCGCGGCTCGGATGTACCCCGAGACGGACGTCATCCCCGTCGACCTCGACCCCAGCGACGTGGAAACGCCCGAACTCCTCACGGAGAAGGTCGACCGCTATCAGGACGAATTCGGTCTCGACGCCGGTCTCGCCGAGCAGGTCGCCTACGGCCGCAAGATGCCGCTGTTCGAGCAGGCGGTCGACGAGGGTATCGACGCGACGTTCGCCGCGGGCCTCCTCGAATCGACGGTTACGGAACTCCGCCGTGACGACGTTGCCGTCGAGGAACTCACCGACGCGCACCTACTCGCCGTCATGCACCTCGTCGAAGACGGCGACCTCGCCAAAGAGGGCGTCAACGACGTGCTCTCGACCATCGCCGAGAACCCCGACCTCTCCGCCGAAGAAGCGGTCGAAGAAGCGGGTCTCTCCGGCGTCTCCGAGGACGAAGTCCGCGAGGCAATCTCGGAAGTCGTCGACCGAAACGCCGAGCAGGTCGAAGAACAGGGTATGGGCGCGTTCTCCGCGCTCATGGGCGAAGCGATGGGCGCACTCCGCGGCAAGGCCGACGGCGGCGTCGTGAGCGACGTGCTCCGCGAAGAGATTCAAAAGCGGGCCTGA
- a CDS encoding 6-hydroxymethylpterin diphosphokinase MptE-like protein has translation MRFTHWEPVYKQILDDFGFDRAGDETARDVLARLVTPFDRDRLDWDGQTVAICGAASTLADELDRLDDADVVVAASTAADVVREAGYDLDLMVTDIDKNPQTAVELTESGIPVAAAAHSDNVPEIREWVPKFDDEHVLGTTQAAPVGPVVNWGGFTDGDRAAFIADELGAGRLVFAGWDFDDPAVDEMKAKKLQWAARLLEWLERRRDEEFSVLDGRRDEIDPLP, from the coding sequence ATGCGATTTACACACTGGGAACCTGTCTACAAGCAGATTCTCGATGACTTCGGGTTCGACAGAGCGGGCGACGAAACGGCCCGAGACGTGCTTGCGCGCCTCGTTACGCCGTTCGACCGTGACCGCCTCGACTGGGACGGACAGACAGTCGCCATCTGTGGAGCGGCCTCGACGCTCGCCGACGAACTCGACCGTCTCGACGACGCTGACGTAGTTGTCGCCGCTTCGACCGCCGCCGACGTGGTTCGAGAGGCGGGCTACGACCTCGACTTGATGGTGACCGACATCGATAAAAATCCGCAGACTGCGGTCGAATTAACCGAATCCGGGATTCCGGTCGCTGCGGCGGCACACAGCGACAACGTTCCCGAAATCCGCGAGTGGGTTCCGAAATTCGACGACGAACACGTCCTCGGGACGACGCAGGCAGCACCCGTCGGTCCTGTCGTCAACTGGGGCGGCTTCACCGACGGCGACCGGGCGGCATTCATCGCCGACGAACTCGGTGCAGGCCGACTCGTGTTCGCTGGATGGGATTTCGACGACCCCGCAGTCGACGAGATGAAAGCGAAGAAACTGCAGTGGGCAGCGCGCCTGCTCGAATGGCTCGAACGCCGCCGCGACGAGGAATTTTCCGTGCTCGACGGCCGTCGAGACGAGATTGACCCGCTTCCGTAA
- a CDS encoding MaoC family dehydratase yields the protein MRFFEDLAVGDTYEFGDYEVTEAEILEFAEQYDPQWFHTDPERAEAESMYGGVIASGWHTTAMTMRLLVDGFLRDSAALGAKGVDELRWWNPVYPGDTLTIENEVLETTVETDDRGLAEIRTTTYAERESGEIEKVCSFVGLVMFVRRNEE from the coding sequence ATGCGATTCTTCGAAGACCTCGCCGTCGGCGACACCTACGAGTTTGGCGACTACGAGGTGACAGAGGCGGAGATTCTGGAGTTCGCCGAGCAGTACGACCCCCAGTGGTTCCACACCGACCCCGAGCGGGCCGAAGCGGAGTCGATGTACGGCGGTGTTATCGCCAGCGGGTGGCACACGACGGCCATGACGATGCGCCTGCTCGTGGACGGGTTCCTCCGCGACTCTGCCGCACTCGGGGCGAAAGGCGTTGACGAACTCCGCTGGTGGAACCCCGTCTATCCCGGCGACACGCTCACCATCGAAAACGAAGTACTGGAGACGACCGTCGAGACCGACGACCGCGGACTCGCGGAGATTCGGACGACGACCTATGCAGAACGCGAATCCGGCGAAATCGAGAAAGTGTGTTCGTTCGTCGGTCTCGTGATGTTCGTCCGGCGAAACGAGGAGTAA
- a CDS encoding ABC transporter substrate-binding protein, which produces MTDTPDADDLSRRTYLKLAGGAGTATLLAGCTGGGDDSTTETTEEGTGETETTEQSGDDSGTEYNALEVQHWWTGGDGGAAIQALFEGFKEEYPDIEVTENPVAGGAGQNLHAVIKKRILNNNPPSSWQAWPGANLQPYTDADKLEDIEESVWGHNDMKNAYLDGPKEAAQPAGNYVTVPLNIHRLNNLFYNVEVVEDAGVDPASIDSPSALVDAMAKVEEAGYVGMAQQTKSAWSTGQLWAQVLLGEYGPDVYADVTAGNVEANADAVRNSLDIVKQFSEYYPNDAGSISWQDANSKLIEGKAAFFHQGDWAAGMYRGQDGFEYETHWNHVPFPGTDGVYALNMDSFPMPTNNPSPEATKAFLRYVGSVDAQERFNPKKGSIPPRTDVPKDAFGPFLQNQMDDFANSEAQPLSIQHGLAVAPDALTAFGDAMSSFISGYDVEAAYADIKAAFE; this is translated from the coding sequence ATGACTGATACACCAGACGCAGACGACCTCTCTCGACGGACGTATCTCAAGCTCGCTGGCGGTGCAGGAACCGCGACGCTTCTCGCCGGATGTACCGGCGGTGGCGACGACTCGACGACTGAGACCACCGAGGAGGGAACCGGTGAGACGGAGACGACCGAGCAGTCAGGCGACGACTCGGGAACTGAGTACAACGCGCTCGAGGTCCAGCACTGGTGGACCGGCGGCGACGGTGGTGCCGCCATCCAGGCGCTCTTCGAGGGCTTCAAAGAGGAGTACCCGGACATCGAAGTGACGGAGAACCCCGTTGCGGGCGGTGCCGGACAGAACCTCCACGCAGTCATCAAAAAGCGCATCCTCAACAACAACCCGCCGAGTTCGTGGCAAGCGTGGCCCGGCGCGAACCTTCAGCCGTACACCGACGCGGACAAACTCGAAGACATCGAGGAGTCCGTCTGGGGCCACAACGACATGAAAAACGCCTACCTCGACGGCCCGAAGGAGGCGGCCCAACCGGCGGGCAACTACGTCACCGTCCCGCTGAACATCCACCGACTGAACAACCTCTTTTACAACGTCGAAGTCGTCGAGGATGCAGGTGTCGACCCCGCGAGCATCGACTCGCCGAGCGCGCTCGTCGACGCGATGGCGAAAGTCGAAGAGGCAGGTTACGTCGGCATGGCACAGCAGACGAAGTCCGCGTGGTCGACCGGTCAACTCTGGGCACAGGTACTCCTCGGCGAGTACGGTCCGGACGTGTACGCCGACGTGACCGCTGGCAACGTCGAAGCCAACGCCGACGCCGTTCGCAACTCGCTCGACATCGTGAAGCAGTTCTCCGAGTACTACCCGAACGACGCAGGCTCTATCTCGTGGCAGGACGCCAACTCGAAGCTCATCGAGGGCAAAGCGGCGTTCTTCCACCAGGGCGACTGGGCCGCGGGCATGTACCGCGGACAGGACGGCTTCGAGTACGAGACGCACTGGAACCACGTTCCCTTCCCGGGAACCGACGGCGTCTACGCACTCAACATGGACTCGTTCCCGATGCCGACGAACAACCCATCGCCCGAGGCGACGAAGGCGTTCCTCCGCTACGTCGGGTCGGTCGACGCACAGGAGCGATTCAACCCGAAGAAGGGCTCTATCCCGCCGCGGACTGACGTGCCGAAGGACGCTTTCGGACCGTTCCTCCAGAACCAGATGGACGACTTCGCCAACTCCGAGGCACAGCCGCTTTCGATTCAGCACGGTCTCGCCGTCGCGCCCGACGCGCTCACCGCCTTCGGCGACGCGATGTCCTCGTTCATCTCCGGCTACGATGTCGAGGCCGCTTACGCCGACATAAAGGCGGCATTCGAGTAA
- a CDS encoding HVO_2901 family zinc finger protein, protein MVAITVPRRRDSCNRDGYTHETSKIGILKLDLNNYTSMAGLQEQRVHGRDMLECRGCGAVFPEGRATTDGWTYVCPECEEVEGIGQGLRRC, encoded by the coding sequence ATGGTAGCAATCACAGTACCGCGTCGCCGTGACAGTTGTAACCGCGATGGATACACTCACGAAACCTCAAAAATCGGTATTTTGAAGCTTGATTTGAACAATTATACGAGTATGGCCGGACTGCAAGAGCAGCGGGTCCACGGACGAGACATGTTGGAATGTCGAGGTTGTGGAGCCGTATTTCCCGAGGGGCGGGCGACGACAGACGGGTGGACATACGTCTGTCCGGAGTGTGAAGAGGTAGAAGGGATTGGTCAAGGACTCCGACGATGCTGA
- a CDS encoding carbohydrate ABC transporter permease: MSLHILKRLLGRDRDDGPPVRTDGGTTSTGGEASATDESDLGALLSLLRESEAVQSAPFWLPPFLLMGFFVYGAIGWNVIISFTDFAGLQLPAYDPSAFDLEMYRRAFSDGQFWAATRNTFVLLVSFTALSLGGGLGLAILIDRGIRFENWFRTIYLLPFSLSFVVTAVFWRWMYNFDSGVINVVLRGVGLDFLASKWLAGGVDLGLLGALPLVPETLQFKLFAVIFALLWQFSGYAMVVYLAGLRAIPSDQYEAARVDGASTLRMYRRVILPQLRASTVSAAVVLMVFALKAFDFLYVMFGNNPGPTADILSTMMYRQAFAANEWAYGSAIAVVLFVVALAVVAPYLYGEYRRGEL, encoded by the coding sequence ATGTCACTTCACATCCTCAAGCGACTCCTAGGCCGTGACCGGGACGACGGCCCGCCGGTACGCACCGACGGCGGGACGACTTCGACCGGCGGCGAGGCGTCCGCCACTGACGAGTCCGACCTCGGCGCGCTGCTGTCGTTGCTCCGCGAGAGCGAGGCAGTCCAGTCCGCACCGTTCTGGCTCCCGCCGTTCCTGCTGATGGGCTTTTTCGTCTACGGCGCAATCGGCTGGAACGTCATCATCTCCTTTACCGATTTCGCGGGGTTGCAACTGCCGGCGTACGACCCCTCGGCGTTCGACCTGGAGATGTATCGCCGCGCCTTTTCGGACGGTCAGTTCTGGGCCGCAACCCGGAACACGTTCGTGCTTCTCGTCTCCTTTACGGCGCTTTCACTCGGCGGTGGTCTCGGTCTCGCAATTCTCATCGACCGGGGCATCCGCTTCGAAAACTGGTTCCGTACCATCTACCTGCTGCCGTTCAGCCTGTCGTTCGTCGTGACGGCGGTGTTCTGGCGGTGGATGTACAACTTCGACTCGGGCGTCATCAACGTCGTCCTCCGGGGGGTCGGCCTCGACTTCCTCGCGTCGAAGTGGCTCGCAGGGGGCGTCGATTTAGGTCTCCTCGGAGCACTCCCGCTTGTCCCCGAGACGCTGCAGTTCAAACTGTTCGCCGTCATCTTCGCGCTGCTCTGGCAGTTCAGCGGCTACGCGATGGTCGTGTATCTCGCGGGCCTTCGCGCGATTCCGAGCGACCAGTACGAGGCCGCGCGAGTCGACGGTGCGTCGACCCTGCGGATGTACCGCCGGGTCATCCTGCCGCAACTCCGCGCCTCGACGGTGAGCGCCGCAGTCGTGCTCATGGTGTTCGCGCTCAAGGCGTTCGACTTCCTGTACGTCATGTTCGGGAACAACCCGGGCCCGACGGCAGACATCCTTTCGACGATGATGTACCGACAAGCATTCGCAGCAAACGAGTGGGCTTACGGCTCTGCCATCGCCGTCGTGCTGTTCGTCGTTGCGTTGGCCGTGGTCGCGCCCTACCTGTACGGCGAGTACCGCCGGGGTGAACTATGA
- the folP gene encoding dihydropteroate synthase: MRTVDAAGLKIGDDHPPRIMGVLNVSKESPYKPSVFNDPSEAAEYVDSELIDEGADIVDVGLESANKRLDVLSAEDELERLDTALSVLDHVSGDAVFSIETRYHEVAEAALEQGFDMVNDICGFADPEMPRVCEEFDAAVAKMASPPDLTCPGAIEEVDDIYDALERNGFTDKTIVDPAFGGWSEAKTLEHDRETFDRLREFRGYGYPILVSINRKNFLRDVAGRSTEDALPVSLAATSMAVERGAHIIRTHDVRETRDAALIGHEFKRRRVREPGDVSVEELDVTTPREAARHLDRIGANRDFATESVTRVFELEGLSADDREELAAAAADAGAVLAGGDTGSTGALLIGTPAALDRLEHVVADASPALEAALETMTQTVN; the protein is encoded by the coding sequence ATGCGAACCGTCGATGCGGCAGGACTCAAAATCGGCGACGACCACCCACCGCGAATCATGGGTGTGCTGAACGTCTCGAAGGAGTCTCCGTACAAGCCGAGCGTGTTCAACGACCCGAGCGAGGCCGCCGAGTACGTCGACAGCGAACTCATCGACGAGGGTGCTGATATCGTCGATGTCGGCCTCGAATCGGCGAACAAGCGACTCGACGTGCTCTCGGCCGAAGACGAACTCGAACGCCTCGACACGGCGCTTTCGGTCCTCGACCACGTCTCCGGGGACGCCGTGTTCTCTATCGAAACGCGGTACCACGAGGTCGCGGAGGCGGCACTCGAACAAGGCTTCGACATGGTCAACGACATCTGCGGATTCGCCGACCCGGAGATGCCGCGAGTATGCGAGGAGTTCGACGCCGCCGTGGCCAAGATGGCGAGTCCGCCGGACCTCACCTGTCCCGGCGCTATCGAAGAAGTCGATGATATCTACGACGCGCTCGAACGCAACGGTTTCACCGACAAGACTATCGTCGACCCGGCGTTCGGCGGCTGGTCGGAAGCAAAGACCCTCGAACACGACCGCGAGACGTTCGACCGCCTCCGTGAGTTCCGCGGATACGGCTACCCCATTTTGGTCTCTATCAATCGGAAGAACTTCCTCCGCGACGTTGCTGGCCGGTCGACCGAAGACGCGCTTCCCGTTAGCCTTGCCGCCACGTCGATGGCGGTCGAACGCGGTGCACACATCATTCGAACTCACGACGTACGAGAGACGCGCGATGCGGCGCTCATCGGCCACGAGTTCAAACGCCGGCGCGTCCGCGAACCCGGCGACGTTTCCGTCGAAGAACTGGACGTAACGACGCCCAGAGAAGCCGCCCGGCATCTCGACCGAATCGGCGCAAACCGAGATTTCGCTACCGAGAGTGTCACCCGCGTCTTCGAACTCGAAGGGCTCAGCGCCGACGACCGGGAAGAACTCGCCGCCGCCGCTGCCGACGCAGGTGCCGTCTTGGCCGGGGGCGACACGGGCTCGACGGGTGCGCTCCTCATCGGTACGCCCGCAGCACTCGACCGACTCGAACACGTCGTCGCCGACGCCTCGCCGGCTCTCGAAGCAGCGTTAGAGACAATGACACAGACGGTCAACTGA
- a CDS encoding M48 family metallopeptidase codes for MVLIGVTILAFYLLLSALSAFAVLTLWQLRPDPVTAALAGVSIAVVLGYVSFRFGTVRLLSQLDARNLTPSESPSVYRLLERLSDEMGIEPPTLKAAHFAAPNAMALDPMGRDVVVLDAALFRLLDVDEFEALLAHELAHLERKDGLVQSLVASVLQTFVGVGYLFVSPVTFFMTGVALGSAWIRGRPSEWDQTVPGRIRYHLVSLVGVFGFGFTVLIRSQSRKREFAADVRAAEVTGEPLALASALRKLERAARPQFGLSPLWVYGEVEVEDSVSDLLSTHPSTDERVERLAAMADESMTRIEVQ; via the coding sequence ATGGTGCTCATCGGCGTTACGATACTCGCGTTCTACCTCCTTCTTAGCGCCCTCAGTGCCTTCGCGGTGCTGACGTTGTGGCAACTTCGTCCGGACCCGGTGACGGCCGCGCTCGCCGGTGTCAGCATTGCTGTCGTCCTCGGCTACGTGAGCTTTCGATTCGGCACGGTTCGGCTGCTCAGTCAGCTTGACGCGCGGAACTTGACGCCGAGTGAGTCGCCGTCGGTGTACCGACTCCTCGAACGCCTCTCCGACGAGATGGGTATCGAGCCGCCGACGCTGAAAGCCGCGCACTTCGCCGCCCCGAACGCGATGGCGCTCGACCCGATGGGTCGCGACGTGGTCGTCCTTGACGCCGCGCTCTTTCGACTCCTCGACGTGGACGAGTTCGAGGCGTTGCTGGCGCACGAACTCGCGCACCTCGAACGGAAAGACGGGCTCGTGCAGTCGCTCGTCGCGAGCGTCCTTCAGACGTTCGTCGGCGTCGGCTACTTGTTCGTCTCGCCGGTGACGTTCTTCATGACGGGCGTCGCACTCGGCTCGGCGTGGATTCGCGGGCGGCCGTCGGAGTGGGACCAGACGGTTCCGGGGCGAATTCGGTACCACCTCGTCTCGCTCGTCGGCGTCTTCGGATTCGGCTTCACCGTTCTCATCCGCTCGCAGTCACGCAAGCGGGAGTTTGCCGCCGACGTGCGGGCCGCCGAGGTGACGGGTGAGCCGCTGGCGCTCGCCTCGGCACTCCGGAAGTTAGAACGGGCAGCGCGGCCGCAGTTCGGGCTGTCACCGCTGTGGGTCTACGGCGAAGTCGAGGTCGAAGACTCGGTTTCCGACCTGCTTTCGACGCATCCCTCGACCGACGAGCGCGTGGAGCGACTGGCCGCGATGGCCGACGAGTCGATGACGCGAATCGAGGTGCAGTGA